The following are from one region of the Paenibacillus sp. KS-LC4 genome:
- a CDS encoding LuxR C-terminal-related transcriptional regulator, which produces MKGSDHKSKFLLTHREREVFELLVQDKTTRDIAQQLFISEKTVRNHISNVMQKLNVKGRSQAVVELIKLGELQI; this is translated from the coding sequence GTGAAAGGTAGCGACCATAAGAGCAAGTTTTTACTGACACATCGTGAACGCGAGGTTTTCGAGCTTCTAGTCCAAGACAAAACAACACGAGATATTGCGCAACAGCTGTTCATTAGCGAGAAGACCGTCCGCAACCATATCTCTAATGTGATGCAAAAATTAAACGTTAAAGGTCGTTCGCAAGCGGTTGTCGAGCTAATCAAGCTCGGGGAGCTGCAAATATAA
- a CDS encoding YhcN/YlaJ family sporulation lipoprotein, translated as MRKMNFLAVLSAGTLLSAMLTGCATNQGDLGNKNIRTKMVREDANGNKMLNDRFANDHMNEKNYVNGRNIRGNNIVGSHKNYKMEMSEEIAKRIVNKHNVRSANVMLTDNNAYVAVSFEDNLKNGDKKLMSRTNSSYMGRDGSNYQRRMNTMSTGENALTQQIKAEIAKEVRKVKPGVDNVYVSANPDFVGRMTSYMTDVRNGHPIQGFLVEFNAMAERLFPVNANKIESRGYDGDMTYRSMTDRTDRDNYTNAHRSSPMIYD; from the coding sequence ATGCGTAAAATGAATTTTCTTGCTGTCTTATCTGCGGGGACCTTGCTTAGTGCTATGCTGACAGGCTGTGCAACCAATCAAGGGGATTTAGGTAATAAGAACATTCGTACCAAAATGGTAAGGGAAGATGCCAATGGCAACAAAATGTTAAATGATCGTTTTGCCAACGATCATATGAATGAGAAAAACTACGTAAACGGCAGAAATATTCGGGGCAACAATATTGTAGGGAGTCATAAAAATTATAAAATGGAAATGAGCGAAGAAATTGCAAAGCGCATTGTCAATAAGCATAATGTGAGATCAGCGAATGTGATGTTGACCGATAACAATGCTTATGTGGCGGTATCCTTTGAGGACAACCTTAAAAATGGCGATAAAAAGCTGATGAGCCGCACAAACTCCAGCTATATGGGCCGAGACGGCTCCAATTACCAACGCCGCATGAATACGATGAGCACAGGCGAAAACGCGCTGACACAGCAAATTAAAGCCGAAATCGCCAAGGAAGTCAGAAAGGTGAAGCCTGGTGTGGACAATGTGTACGTATCGGCAAACCCGGATTTTGTCGGGCGTATGACCAGCTATATGACAGATGTACGCAATGGTCATCCGATCCAAGGCTTCTTGGTTGAATTTAATGCTATGGCAGAGCGTCTGTTCCCGGTGAACGCTAATAAAATCGAATCGCGTGGTTATGATGGCGACATGACTTACCGCAGTATGACTGACCGTACAGACCGCGATAATTACACGAATGCGCACAGAAGCAGCCCGATGATTTACGACTAA
- a CDS encoding virulence RhuM family protein — MENYTDILIYQTEDGNTKIDVKLENGTVWMTQKAIAELYQTSSQNITLHIKNIYKEEELYFESTCKEYLQVQIEGSRKVERRAKHYNLEMIIAIGYRVRSHRGTQFRRWATERLNEYLVKGFTMDDERLKDMRNFGQDYFDELLGRIRDIRASEKRFYRKITDIYATSVDYDPNAGMSKEFFATVQNKLHFAIHGHTAAELIAERASAEKDNMGLTSWKGAKVRKADVTIAKNYLTDKEIQSLNRIVTMYLDYAEDQNFVKENP; from the coding sequence ATGGAAAACTATACAGACATTTTAATATATCAGACGGAAGACGGAAATACCAAGATTGACGTAAAGCTGGAAAATGGAACAGTCTGGATGACTCAGAAGGCAATTGCGGAGTTGTATCAGACAAGCTCGCAAAATATCACTCTTCATATCAAAAATATATATAAAGAAGAGGAATTGTATTTTGAGTCAACTTGTAAGGAATACTTACAAGTTCAAATTGAAGGATCAAGAAAAGTTGAACGCCGTGCAAAACATTATAATCTTGAAATGATAATCGCAATTGGCTACCGAGTTCGTTCTCATCGAGGTACACAATTCAGACGTTGGGCAACAGAGAGACTAAACGAATACCTTGTCAAAGGATTTACAATGGACGATGAGCGTTTGAAGGACATGCGTAATTTCGGACAAGATTATTTTGATGAATTACTTGGTCGCATTCGTGACATTCGTGCATCGGAGAAAAGATTTTATCGCAAAATAACGGATATATATGCTACCTCTGTTGATTATGATCCTAATGCAGGCATGTCCAAGGAGTTCTTTGCTACGGTGCAGAACAAGCTGCACTTTGCTATTCATGGTCATACCGCCGCTGAACTGATTGCAGAGCGTGCAAGCGCAGAAAAGGACAATATGGGATTAACAAGCTGGAAAGGCGCAAAGGTAAGAAAAGCTGATGTTACAATCGCAAAAAATTATTTAACCGATAAAGAGATACAGTCGTTAAACCGTATTGTAACCATGTACTTGGACTATGCGGAAGATCAAAACTTTGTGAAGGAGAATCCATAA
- a CDS encoding MFS transporter has translation MQLKWQKTFAIIFSGQIFSILTSSMVQFSVIWHLTQTTGSASVLMIAGLAGFLPQAILGPFIGVWLDRWNRKLTMIIADSAIAFFSLILGLYFFIGEPSLAFVYVILMVRSAASAFHAPAFQAAIPLMAPEDQLTRVAGWQQMVYSFSSVIGPALGIAIYSATSLGTLLFLDVAGALIANVMLLFVKIYQPKPEITQAPSFFKEFKLGWAAFIKVKPIVVITVATAIFSIVFMPLATLFPFMTLSHFGRGGYSASLVEAMFGIGMIAGSVLLSVVASKWKDITYMSLSLGMIGLTCVVSGVISKEAFVLFVIVSFFMGAAAPFFNGPYMAMIQRAFEPSMLGRVISLVTSVMMLSSPIGLALAGPIVDKYGVQIWFFWSGIVIILSSMVIFALFQRMKAELPEVSEG, from the coding sequence ATGCAGCTTAAATGGCAAAAAACGTTCGCGATTATTTTCAGCGGACAAATCTTTTCCATATTGACGAGTTCGATGGTACAATTTTCGGTTATTTGGCATCTGACGCAAACGACCGGGTCCGCTTCGGTTTTAATGATCGCTGGCTTGGCGGGATTTTTGCCGCAGGCGATTTTAGGGCCCTTTATTGGCGTATGGCTGGATCGCTGGAACCGTAAATTGACGATGATTATAGCCGATAGTGCCATTGCCTTTTTTAGTTTGATTTTAGGCCTGTATTTCTTTATTGGCGAGCCGAGTCTAGCGTTTGTATACGTTATTTTAATGGTTCGCTCTGCTGCTTCCGCATTCCATGCGCCTGCTTTTCAAGCTGCGATCCCCTTAATGGCACCGGAGGATCAGTTGACGCGTGTAGCGGGCTGGCAGCAGATGGTCTATTCCTTTTCCAGTGTAATCGGACCGGCGCTTGGCATAGCTATTTATTCAGCAACTTCGCTTGGAACGTTGTTGTTCCTTGATGTGGCAGGGGCATTAATTGCCAATGTCATGCTATTGTTCGTGAAGATTTATCAGCCAAAGCCGGAGATAACACAAGCGCCATCCTTTTTCAAGGAGTTTAAGCTAGGCTGGGCTGCATTCATTAAAGTAAAGCCAATCGTTGTAATTACGGTAGCTACAGCTATTTTCAGCATCGTCTTTATGCCTTTGGCGACATTGTTTCCTTTCATGACGTTGTCGCATTTCGGGCGTGGGGGTTACAGTGCAAGCCTCGTTGAAGCGATGTTTGGCATTGGTATGATTGCGGGTAGCGTATTGCTTTCGGTAGTCGCATCAAAATGGAAGGACATTACGTATATGAGCCTGAGCTTGGGTATGATCGGTCTGACCTGTGTGGTGAGCGGTGTGATTAGCAAGGAGGCTTTTGTACTTTTTGTAATCGTATCTTTCTTTATGGGGGCGGCAGCACCTTTCTTTAATGGGCCTTATATGGCTATGATCCAAAGGGCGTTTGAGCCTTCCATGCTCGGGCGCGTGATTTCGCTCGTCACAAGCGTGATGATGCTCTCCTCCCCGATTGGGCTAGCATTAGCAGGGCCTATTGTTGATAAGTATGGCGTACAGATTTGGTTTTTTTGGTCGGGTATAGTTATTATTTTGAGCAGTATGGTCATATTTGCTTTGTTCCAGCGCATGAAGGCGGAATTGCCAGAGGTTTCGGAGGGGTAG